From a region of the Leptospira kmetyi serovar Malaysia str. Bejo-Iso9 genome:
- a CDS encoding TetR/AcrR family transcriptional regulator codes for MQETGLRDTIVSESGELFIQRGYNGVSIKQIAEASRCTTAALYYYFPEGKESILKDVLRSHLPDPEQILLVGLSANSLKELLTGVALKVCAHDSDVVKKERWLLAEFPNFTESDRKVIHETMRAIHTALEKEVSRFVTDRETSKMLSWIFMSASFGYGQLFGSLQIKKVADLPTQEFSEKIGAILSSFIDS; via the coding sequence ATGCAAGAAACAGGTTTACGCGATACGATCGTAAGCGAATCCGGAGAACTATTCATCCAACGCGGTTACAACGGCGTTTCCATAAAACAGATCGCCGAAGCTTCCCGTTGTACGACTGCGGCGCTTTACTATTATTTTCCGGAAGGAAAGGAATCGATTCTCAAGGACGTTCTTCGTTCTCATTTACCGGACCCGGAACAAATTCTTCTGGTGGGTCTTTCCGCAAATTCTCTGAAAGAATTATTGACCGGAGTGGCCTTGAAAGTATGCGCTCACGATTCCGATGTCGTCAAAAAAGAACGTTGGCTTTTGGCGGAATTTCCGAACTTCACCGAATCGGATCGCAAGGTCATTCACGAGACGATGAGAGCGATTCATACGGCTTTGGAAAAAGAGGTGAGTCGATTCGTAACCGATCGGGAAACTTCGAAGATGCTTTCTTGGATTTTTATGAGCGCGAGTTTCGGATACGGTCAGCTTTTCGGAAGTCTTCAGATCAAAAAGGTCGCGGATCTTCCTACGCAAGAATTCTCCGAAAAAATAGGCGCCATTCTTTCCTCCTTCATCGATTCTTAA
- a CDS encoding PaaI family thioesterase has protein sequence MNVAELLYHNVPVDIFTLKENCTLLEQAQNLIDQCFPGATNMKVIGVNADVSEADIPYAQSNRALHGFMHGGCFFSVGDTLTSIMAFFHVENERERTFTMDASIRYLRPIRTETVRAKARLVQKNGKILEYVCDFFNEENKRAAQAKYKYAIAEPR, from the coding sequence ATGAACGTAGCAGAATTATTATATCATAATGTCCCCGTAGATATTTTTACTCTCAAGGAAAACTGCACTCTCTTGGAACAAGCGCAGAATTTGATCGATCAGTGTTTTCCCGGCGCTACCAATATGAAAGTGATCGGCGTGAACGCGGACGTTTCCGAAGCGGACATTCCTTACGCGCAAAGCAATCGTGCGCTTCACGGGTTTATGCACGGAGGATGTTTTTTCAGCGTGGGTGATACTCTTACATCGATCATGGCTTTTTTTCACGTGGAAAACGAAAGGGAAAGAACGTTTACGATGGACGCTTCCATCCGTTATCTTCGTCCGATCCGTACGGAAACGGTGCGCGCAAAAGCGAGACTCGTTCAGAAGAACGGAAAAATTTTGGAATACGTATGCGACTTTTTCAACGAGGAAAACAAAAGAGCCGCGCAGGCAAAATACAAATACGCGATCGCGGAACCTCGTTGA
- a CDS encoding helix-turn-helix domain-containing protein — protein MRNVICVLRGAVLFIGKLPDLAFHSTVTSAAVVGLDFEIKKRIKGDPQWMSARSFVFDGILNHETILTGNVGILFADPGSEIGTVLSRDAGPNRLYPNPSWAPELISTCSEILNSQPEQYSEILNRLFPFHRSTPDQKFMEDDRLILILRRLIENPEESVNVDELADEIGMSASWLQHEFKNAIGLPLRAFRKWYRMKSAVIAHKQGASLADAALSAGFYDQAHFTNAFREIFGISPSSVFGKGEPIDWYFENESLEKILAKL, from the coding sequence ATGCGGAACGTAATCTGCGTACTCCGGGGAGCCGTTCTTTTTATCGGAAAGTTACCGGACCTCGCGTTTCATTCTACCGTAACCTCGGCGGCGGTTGTCGGATTGGATTTCGAAATCAAAAAAAGAATCAAGGGCGATCCGCAGTGGATGAGCGCGCGTTCCTTTGTGTTCGACGGAATCTTAAATCACGAAACGATTCTTACCGGAAACGTGGGGATCCTATTCGCCGATCCGGGAAGCGAAATCGGAACCGTTCTTTCCCGTGACGCGGGTCCGAATCGTCTATACCCAAATCCTTCCTGGGCCCCCGAATTGATTTCCACTTGTTCGGAAATTCTGAACTCGCAACCGGAACAATATTCAGAAATTCTAAACCGATTGTTTCCGTTCCATCGTTCCACTCCGGATCAAAAATTTATGGAAGACGATCGATTGATTCTGATCTTACGAAGACTGATTGAAAATCCGGAAGAATCGGTGAACGTGGACGAACTGGCCGACGAAATCGGAATGTCCGCGTCCTGGCTACAACACGAGTTTAAAAACGCGATCGGACTTCCGTTACGCGCGTTTCGAAAATGGTATCGTATGAAATCGGCGGTGATCGCGCACAAACAAGGTGCGTCGCTCGCGGACGCGGCTTTAAGCGCGGGTTTTTACGATCAAGCCCACTTTACGAACGCGTTTCGGGAAATTTTCGGAATCTCGCCCTCTTCCGTTTTTGGAAAAGGAGAACCGATTGATTGGTATTTTGAAAACGAATCGCTCGAAAAAATTCTCGCCAAACTTTGA
- a CDS encoding DUF1304 domain-containing protein — translation MILTARILAGIVGLLHVWIFLMESVLWMRPRIYKRFGVPDSKTAEQMKTVFLNQGFYNLFLAIGAIYGAVFFDLHPGYAPAVLVFACLSVFGAGTVLFVSKPAMARAAFIQGLPPLIAVILYFLS, via the coding sequence ATGATTTTAACCGCCAGGATTCTCGCTGGTATCGTCGGCCTTCTTCACGTTTGGATTTTTTTGATGGAAAGCGTTTTGTGGATGCGCCCCAGAATTTATAAACGCTTCGGAGTTCCCGATTCTAAAACCGCGGAACAGATGAAGACCGTTTTTCTCAATCAAGGATTCTATAATTTATTTCTTGCGATCGGAGCGATCTACGGAGCCGTATTCTTCGATCTTCATCCCGGATACGCTCCGGCGGTTTTAGTCTTTGCTTGTCTTTCCGTTTTCGGAGCGGGAACGGTTTTGTTCGTTTCCAAACCGGCGATGGCTCGCGCCGCGTTCATTCAAGGATTGCCTCCGTTGATCGCAGTGATTTTGTATTTTCTAAGTTAG
- a CDS encoding GlxA family transcriptional regulator — MILESCGMEVVILLLPGAPASVITGLREFFEIAGLDLNTRRRSGLCRVRTLALQSEPVALHGKVQIVPDLVGRCSDADVVIVPAIGPNVKNVKRRFSLEIEWLKEVASQGTRIASVCSGAFVLAATGLLHKKSATTHWLFAPLFRRMFPTISLDIDKLVIDNGQFLTSGGSNAFYDLGLHILEQFLGREIALQCAKHFLLDTDRISQTPFMMFSVQKHHGDESVAAAQTILEKDFSSSLSMDDVAQRVGLSSRSFKRRFKNATGDPPSTYLQRLRVEYAKRRLEEGDESVEEISYAVGYENVGFFRLLFKRYAGNTPLEHRKKFSVHSKLGEKRQ; from the coding sequence ATGATTTTAGAATCTTGCGGCATGGAAGTCGTCATTCTTTTGCTCCCCGGAGCGCCCGCTTCGGTCATCACGGGTTTGCGCGAATTCTTTGAAATCGCGGGCCTGGACTTGAACACTCGACGCAGATCCGGTCTTTGCAGGGTGAGAACCCTGGCCTTACAATCCGAACCGGTCGCCTTACACGGAAAGGTTCAGATCGTCCCGGACCTAGTGGGAAGATGTTCGGACGCGGACGTGGTCATCGTTCCCGCAATCGGGCCGAACGTGAAAAACGTTAAGAGAAGATTCTCCTTGGAAATAGAATGGTTGAAGGAAGTCGCTTCGCAAGGAACAAGAATTGCGAGCGTTTGTTCGGGCGCTTTCGTTTTAGCGGCCACGGGTTTGCTTCATAAAAAATCGGCGACCACACATTGGCTCTTCGCTCCTCTCTTCCGGAGAATGTTTCCGACGATCAGTTTGGACATCGATAAGCTCGTGATCGACAACGGACAATTTCTCACTTCGGGCGGTAGCAACGCGTTTTACGATTTGGGTCTTCATATACTCGAACAATTTTTGGGAAGAGAAATCGCGTTGCAATGCGCGAAACATTTTCTTCTGGATACGGATCGGATTTCACAAACACCGTTTATGATGTTCTCCGTTCAAAAACATCACGGGGACGAATCGGTCGCCGCGGCGCAAACGATTTTGGAAAAGGATTTTTCGTCCTCGCTTTCCATGGACGATGTCGCACAACGTGTTGGTTTAAGTTCCAGAAGTTTCAAAAGAAGATTTAAAAACGCGACGGGCGATCCGCCTTCCACGTATCTACAAAGACTCCGAGTCGAATACGCCAAAAGACGTTTGGAAGAAGGAGACGAATCCGTGGAAGAGATCAGCTACGCGGTCGGCTACGAAAACGTGGGATTTTTTCGACTTCTTTTTAAAAGATACGCGGGAAACACTCCCCTCGAACACAGAAAGAAATTTTCGGTTCATTCGAAGTTGGGCGAAAAAAGACAGTAA
- a CDS encoding SH3 domain-containing protein, whose product MKRLIYLILFPFVFLFISGNTLHSESQERYAKVNANGGLYLRDGAGQKNSTVRLLPNGTRVKIIGRSDKTETLNGKKGNWVEVEGLYKKGWVFDAYLENVSNADSLVAYQKYLDSLKTGELSSLQKAENQFISKFPPNSPDAENAFRVYTEFVLTQSVEIDSKLQEKLQNDYGKWTDSALVRELNSHGLTVEYCEGDAALIEYYDHSLVVLKNYTFPLKETIRLLSKVGYPYTCDAGIGISWEEMRKRIAKIETFLKEFSTVPEKTMIEGLLKEYFGFYVNGLDNTPVCECKEESCVLSNEARKSFKNFLNENKTSVYFSFLEKLNSMYSKNQFRCNEEIRNFGFSFFEKK is encoded by the coding sequence ATGAAACGACTTATTTATCTCATCCTTTTTCCGTTTGTTTTTCTTTTTATTTCCGGAAACACGTTGCACTCGGAATCGCAGGAACGTTATGCGAAAGTGAACGCAAACGGAGGTTTGTATCTTCGGGACGGGGCCGGTCAAAAAAATTCCACGGTCCGATTGCTTCCGAACGGGACTCGAGTAAAGATCATCGGTAGATCCGATAAGACCGAAACCTTAAACGGCAAAAAGGGAAACTGGGTCGAAGTGGAAGGTTTGTATAAAAAGGGATGGGTGTTCGACGCATATCTCGAGAACGTTTCGAACGCTGATTCTCTGGTCGCTTATCAAAAATATCTGGATTCCTTAAAAACCGGAGAACTTTCCTCTTTGCAAAAAGCGGAGAATCAATTTATTTCCAAGTTTCCGCCGAATTCTCCGGATGCGGAAAACGCGTTTCGGGTTTATACCGAATTCGTATTAACGCAGAGTGTCGAAATCGATTCCAAACTTCAGGAAAAACTTCAAAACGATTACGGAAAGTGGACCGATTCCGCGCTCGTACGAGAACTCAATTCCCACGGTTTGACCGTGGAATACTGCGAAGGGGACGCGGCGTTGATCGAATACTACGATCATTCTCTGGTCGTATTAAAAAATTATACCTTTCCCTTGAAAGAAACGATCCGTTTGTTGAGTAAGGTCGGGTATCCGTACACTTGCGACGCGGGAATCGGAATTTCCTGGGAGGAAATGAGAAAACGCATCGCGAAGATCGAAACGTTCTTAAAAGAATTCAGTACCGTTCCTGAAAAAACGATGATCGAAGGTCTTTTGAAAGAATATTTCGGTTTTTACGTGAACGGACTCGACAATACGCCCGTTTGCGAATGTAAGGAAGAATCCTGCGTTCTTTCAAACGAAGCTCGAAAAAGTTTTAAGAATTTTTTAAACGAGAACAAGACTTCGGTTTATTTTTCCTTTTTGGAAAAGTTGAATTCGATGTATTCCAAAAATCAATTTCGTTGCAACGAAGAGATCCGCAATTTCGGATTTTCTTTTTTTGAAAAGAAGTAG
- a CDS encoding Acg family FMN-binding oxidoreductase, which yields MLRSKPRDKDNSMKRMENLKTRKEFLKALTLLGASAALGSVYDCSGLDYGEESLRLRKTSTSNVSTDPKLELIRYAILAPSSHNSQPWKFSMEDNTIRIFPDLSRRLPFVDPQDRELYISIGCALENLVVAAKALGFESQIESFPKNEPKECIRIQLLKSKPVLNDPLFLAIPKRQSTRNEYDGKPVPSEDLKRLELDSKHSQVRTVLFTDQNRMNPLVEWIREGDRLQIAEEGYVVELKQWIRFNENEALRKGDGLLTLCNGGPSIPTWVGNILFSLVLSGPSQAEADAKLARSSSGFVVFVSEKDDRNDWIETGRSFERWALAATSKNIKCAFFNQPIEVPSIRAQLQTHLNVGKNFPQLVARFGYSNPMPYSPRRSLQDILL from the coding sequence TTGCTTCGATCCAAGCCCCGCGATAAGGACAATTCTATGAAAAGAATGGAGAATCTCAAAACCCGAAAGGAATTCCTTAAGGCATTGACCCTTTTAGGCGCGAGCGCCGCGCTCGGTTCCGTGTATGATTGTTCCGGTCTCGACTACGGGGAAGAATCTTTGCGCCTCCGTAAAACTTCGACCTCGAACGTTTCGACCGATCCGAAATTGGAACTCATACGTTATGCGATCCTTGCTCCTTCCAGTCATAATTCTCAGCCGTGGAAATTCTCGATGGAGGATAACACGATCCGCATTTTTCCCGATCTTTCCAGAAGACTTCCGTTCGTTGACCCCCAGGATCGGGAATTGTACATAAGCATCGGATGCGCTCTCGAAAATTTGGTCGTGGCGGCAAAAGCTTTGGGATTCGAATCCCAAATCGAATCCTTTCCCAAAAACGAACCCAAGGAATGTATTCGCATTCAACTTTTAAAATCGAAACCGGTCTTAAACGATCCTTTGTTTCTTGCGATTCCCAAAAGACAATCCACTCGAAACGAATACGACGGCAAACCGGTTCCGTCCGAAGATTTGAAACGCTTGGAATTGGATTCGAAACATTCCCAAGTGAGAACCGTTCTTTTTACGGATCAAAATCGTATGAACCCTTTGGTGGAGTGGATTCGGGAAGGAGATCGACTTCAAATCGCGGAGGAAGGTTATGTGGTCGAGCTCAAACAGTGGATACGTTTTAACGAAAACGAAGCGCTTCGAAAAGGAGACGGGCTTTTGACTTTGTGCAACGGAGGACCTTCGATTCCTACTTGGGTCGGAAACATTCTATTCTCCCTTGTGCTTTCCGGGCCCTCGCAAGCGGAAGCCGATGCGAAACTCGCACGCAGTTCTTCCGGATTTGTAGTCTTCGTCTCGGAGAAAGACGATCGTAACGATTGGATCGAAACCGGAAGATCCTTTGAACGATGGGCCTTAGCCGCCACTTCTAAAAATATCAAGTGCGCCTTTTTCAATCAACCGATCGAAGTGCCTTCGATCCGCGCACAACTGCAAACTCATCTCAACGTTGGAAAGAATTTTCCCCAACTTGTGGCGCGTTTCGGTTATTCGAATCCTATGCCTTATTCTCCTCGAAGAAGTCTGCAAGATATTCTTCTTTAA